The following are from one region of the Cloacibacterium sp. TD35 genome:
- the yajC gene encoding preprotein translocase subunit YajC, translated as MFTTIFLQAQGGGDFFSMILPFVLMIVIFYFLILRPQTTKQKKERQFQDSLKPGARVVTTSGMHAKIVQVVEDGVILETMSGKLKFEKAAISREFTEARFPETVGK; from the coding sequence ATGTTTACAACAATATTTCTACAAGCACAAGGTGGAGGTGATTTCTTCTCAATGATTTTACCATTTGTCTTAATGATTGTAATTTTCTACTTCTTAATCTTGAGACCACAGACTACGAAGCAAAAGAAAGAAAGACAATTTCAAGATTCTCTAAAACCAGGTGCTAGAGTAGTAACCACTTCTGGTATGCATGCTAAAATTGTACAAGTAGTAGAAGATGGCGTGATTTTAGAAACCATGAGCGGTAAATTAAAATTTGAAAAAGCTGCAATTTCTAGAGAATTTACAGAAGCAAGATTCCCAGAAACAGTAGGAAAATAA
- a CDS encoding DUF1573 domain-containing protein: MKRILGLSLLAVLTLASCKKNEEAQTSTATPATEQKYPFADDRVVKQSDLVSEAKNHAETTLALSEPDFNFGKIKKGDVVEHIYEVTNTGKNPLIISAVKPGCGCTAPDYTKEPIMPGQKGQITLKFDSTNFDGVVYKSAEVYANVAQVPIEIRFSADIQP; encoded by the coding sequence ATGAAAAGAATTTTAGGTTTAAGCTTACTAGCTGTTTTGACTTTAGCTTCTTGTAAAAAAAATGAAGAAGCACAAACATCAACTGCTACTCCTGCTACAGAGCAGAAATATCCTTTTGCAGATGATAGAGTAGTAAAACAAAGTGATTTAGTAAGCGAAGCAAAAAATCATGCAGAAACTACATTAGCACTTTCTGAACCAGATTTTAATTTCGGAAAAATCAAAAAAGGAGATGTGGTAGAACACATTTACGAAGTAACCAACACAGGTAAAAATCCTTTGATTATTTCTGCGGTAAAACCAGGTTGCGGATGTACTGCTCCAGATTATACTAAAGAACCAATTATGCCAGGTCAAAAAGGTCAAATCACGCTAAAATTTGATTCTACAAATTTTGATGGTGTAGTGTATAAATCAGCAGAAGTTTATGCAAACGTAGCACAAGTTCCTATCGAAATTAGATTCTCAGCAGATATTCAACCCTAA
- the nusB gene encoding transcription antitermination factor NusB: MLGRRQIREKVVQTLYSYHQNPIKTDVLEKNMFTEIEKIYYLYIYQLNFLVALKDLAERQIEIGKNKFIKTEEDLNPNMKFVNNQVFLQLDQNEERLSFNSKYKKYQWDLHDELLVKTFQRIVASKRYHEYMAEESLSFEEDQKFVGKLFLKYVAENEDFHERLEELELSWADDFHISNSMIQKTIGFMKQNQPSHTLIKMLKDEEDRHFAKKLLLQCISHWENSEKKIEERLENWDLERISLMDRLILITAITEIDNFPLTPAKVIINEYIEVSKVFATDRSQIFVNGILDKYTKDISRA, from the coding sequence ATGTTAGGAAGAAGACAAATCCGTGAAAAAGTAGTGCAGACACTATATTCTTATCATCAGAATCCTATAAAAACTGATGTTTTAGAGAAAAATATGTTTACAGAGATTGAAAAAATCTATTATCTCTATATTTATCAACTCAACTTCTTGGTTGCATTAAAAGATCTTGCCGAAAGACAAATTGAAATCGGTAAAAATAAATTTATTAAGACTGAAGAAGACCTTAATCCTAACATGAAATTCGTGAATAATCAAGTTTTTTTACAACTTGATCAAAACGAAGAAAGACTTTCCTTTAACTCAAAATACAAAAAATATCAGTGGGATTTACACGATGAATTGTTAGTAAAAACATTTCAGAGAATCGTTGCGAGTAAGCGTTATCACGAATATATGGCCGAAGAAAGCCTTAGTTTTGAAGAAGACCAAAAGTTTGTTGGGAAATTATTTCTAAAATATGTTGCCGAAAATGAAGATTTTCATGAGCGTTTAGAAGAATTAGAATTGTCTTGGGCAGATGATTTCCATATTTCGAATTCTATGATTCAGAAGACCATTGGTTTTATGAAACAAAATCAGCCGAGTCATACTTTAATCAAAATGCTTAAAGATGAAGAAGACAGACATTTTGCCAAAAAATTATTATTGCAATGTATTTCTCACTGGGAAAATTCTGAGAAAAAAATCGAAGAAAGACTAGAAAATTGGGATTTAGAAAGAATTTCTTTAATGGATAGATTGATTTTGATCACAGCTATTACAGAGATAGATAATTTCCCTCTCACTCCAGCAAAAGTAATAATCAACGAATATATAGAGGTTTCTAAAGTGTTTGCTACCGATAGAAGTCAGATTTTTGTGAATGGAATCTTAGATAAATACACGAAAGATATTTCTAGAGCATAA
- a CDS encoding ABC transporter ATP-binding protein — protein sequence MNSLKTLNPYFWKHRVLLFWGLLFIIASNFFAIYQVQFVGKSVDVIKSVLDKKSVDKELLFNTLLINGAIIVGTSVLSGVFRFMMRQTIIVASRRIEYELKNKIYRHYQELSLTTYKKTTIGDLLNRLSEDVVAIRMYLGPGVMYVVNLVILLVITSIYMLMTNVQMTLWTLIPLPILSFLIYKVSSIINRKSKIMQKSQSAISTFVQDSFSGIRVVKFFNKEKYIEKNYGEKVKDYQDKALDLAKTEAYFFTIILFVIGLLNVAILYIGGKNYFEGKLTVGTIADFFMYINILIWPFSMVGWVSSVNQRAAASMTRVNEFLDIKSEIVNKNFDQYEIKGDIEFRNVSYTYPNTGIKALENLSFKLEAGKFMAIMGKTGSGKSTIALLLCRLIDPDEGEILIDGKNLKDHNLELYRKHIGYIPQESYLFSDTIENNIGFAIDQPTHDLVEEFAKKADVHKNIVEFKDQYKTMVGERGVMLSGGQKQRICIARALIKKPEILIFDDSLSALDTETEENILQNIEKDIKSCTSIIITHRESSAKRADFILNLSDLDATENS from the coding sequence ATGAATTCACTTAAAACGCTTAATCCTTACTTTTGGAAACACAGAGTTCTGCTATTTTGGGGCTTGCTATTTATCATAGCATCTAACTTTTTTGCTATTTATCAAGTACAGTTTGTAGGCAAGAGTGTAGATGTTATCAAAAGTGTTTTAGATAAAAAGAGTGTAGATAAAGAATTATTATTCAATACTTTACTGATTAATGGAGCCATTATCGTAGGAACTTCGGTTTTGTCTGGAGTTTTCAGATTTATGATGAGACAAACTATTATTGTTGCCTCTAGAAGAATAGAATACGAACTCAAAAATAAAATTTACAGACATTATCAAGAGCTTTCGCTTACTACTTATAAAAAAACCACAATTGGTGATTTACTGAACAGACTTTCTGAAGATGTAGTGGCAATTAGAATGTACCTTGGTCCTGGTGTAATGTATGTGGTGAACTTGGTGATTTTATTAGTCATCACGAGTATTTACATGCTCATGACTAATGTGCAAATGACACTTTGGACACTTATTCCTCTTCCTATTTTGTCTTTTTTGATTTACAAAGTAAGTTCTATTATCAACCGAAAATCTAAAATTATGCAGAAAAGCCAAAGTGCGATTTCTACATTTGTACAGGATAGTTTTTCGGGAATTAGAGTGGTGAAATTTTTCAACAAAGAAAAGTACATCGAAAAAAATTACGGCGAAAAAGTAAAGGATTATCAAGACAAAGCATTAGATTTAGCCAAAACAGAAGCCTATTTCTTTACCATTATTTTATTTGTTATTGGTTTATTGAATGTTGCCATTTTATACATCGGTGGTAAAAATTATTTCGAAGGAAAACTTACGGTAGGAACCATCGCAGATTTCTTCATGTATATAAACATTCTGATTTGGCCATTTTCTATGGTAGGTTGGGTTTCATCTGTTAATCAAAGAGCTGCTGCTTCTATGACCAGAGTGAATGAATTTTTGGACATAAAATCTGAAATCGTAAACAAAAATTTCGACCAATATGAAATTAAAGGCGATATAGAATTCAGAAATGTTTCTTACACCTATCCTAATACAGGAATTAAAGCTTTAGAAAATCTAAGTTTCAAACTAGAAGCTGGGAAATTTATGGCCATTATGGGAAAAACGGGCAGCGGAAAATCTACCATTGCACTATTGTTATGCAGATTGATTGACCCAGATGAAGGAGAAATTTTAATTGATGGAAAAAATCTAAAAGACCACAATCTAGAATTATACAGAAAACACATTGGCTATATTCCTCAGGAAAGTTACTTATTCTCGGATACTATTGAAAATAATATTGGTTTTGCAATAGACCAGCCTACGCATGATTTGGTAGAAGAATTTGCAAAAAAAGCAGATGTGCATAAGAATATTGTAGAGTTCAAAGACCAATATAAAACCATGGTTGGCGAACGTGGCGTAATGCTTTCTGGAGGGCAAAAACAGCGTATTTGTATCGCAAGAGCGCTCATTAAAAAACCAGAAATTCTCATCTTTGATGATTCGCTTTCTGCACTCGATACAGAGACCGAAGAAAACATCCTTCAAAACATAGAAAAAGATATTAAATCTTGCACTTCCATTATAATAACTCACAGAGAATCAAGCGCAAAAAGAGCAGACTTTATTCTAAACCTTAGTGATTTAGATGCTACGGAAAACTCGTAA
- a CDS encoding DUF3276 family protein has translation MSDYKERNENEIFTKVLKAGRRTYFFDVRETKAGDYYLTITESKKNFGENGEATFEKHKIYLYKEDFASFREMFNESTDFIIAQKGEDVISEKHDKDFKSRSFTIESDDEV, from the coding sequence ATGAGTGATTACAAGGAGAGAAACGAAAATGAAATTTTCACAAAGGTGTTGAAGGCAGGTAGAAGAACTTATTTCTTTGATGTGCGCGAAACAAAAGCAGGAGACTATTATCTTACCATTACAGAAAGTAAAAAGAATTTTGGTGAGAATGGAGAAGCAACTTTCGAGAAGCATAAAATCTATTTATACAAAGAAGATTTTGCAAGTTTCAGAGAAATGTTTAATGAATCTACAGATTTTATCATTGCTCAAAAAGGTGAGGACGTAATTTCTGAAAAACATGACAAAGACTTTAAGTCTAGATCTTTCACTATCGAATCTGACGACGAAGTATAA